The Prionailurus bengalensis isolate Pbe53 chromosome A3, Fcat_Pben_1.1_paternal_pri, whole genome shotgun sequence genome includes a window with the following:
- the LOC122467084 gene encoding collagen alpha-1(XXVI) chain-like — translation MGGRTASFYRGIFISCVQSTLGDFPSEQRERSWSKAIPCLPGHCGRLGPQRTTLVPATIALLESPHAPLWSLRAPAASVARVTVPVIPATPGGAGDRCGPAGGPVSLPPRGRSGLTEAPSGRPGASGAPDTGGGGGSAGQSRTTSAPPLQNRNPGRPAPAGPKKCLTPGGRSPVSREDRREATQKMPLPSKEPSHTSKGWPTWGHLSLLRQLSSKSSCLIHRASPE, via the exons ATGGGAGGCAGGACGGCCTCATTTTACAGGGGAATATTCATCTCTTGTGTTCAGAGCACTCTTGGGGATTTTCCGAGCGAGCAGCGGGAAAGGAGCTGGTCCAAAGCGATACCGTGCTTGCCCGGTCACTGTGGCCGACTGGGGCCTCAAAGAACCACTCTGGTACCAGCGACCATTGCCCTTTTGGAGTCTCCACACGCCCCCTTGTGGTCACTGCGCGCCCCTGCAGCTTCTGTCGCTCGGGTCACAGTCCCCGTTATCCCGGCCACACCCGGGGGTGCCGGAGACAGATGTGGCCCGGCGGGAGGCCCGGTCAGCCTTCCTCCCAGAGGCAGGTCTGGGCTGACTGAAGCACCATCCGGTCGACCGGGTGCGTCCGGGGCTCCAGACACAGGTGGAGGCGGCGGCAGCGCGGGACAGTCGCGAAcgacctctgcccctcccctccagaacCGAAATCCGGGACGGCCGGCGCCCGCGGGGCCTAAGAAGTGCCTGACGCCTGGCGGTCGCTCCCCAGTTTCCCGGGAGGATCGGAGGGAGGCCACG CAGAAGATGCCCCTGCCTTCCAAAGAACCCAGCCACACATCCAAGGGCTGGCCCACGTGGGGGCACCTGTCTCTTCTCCGGCAGCTAAGCTCAAAGTCATCCTGTCTGATCCACAGGGCCTCACCTGAATAG